A segment of the Candidatus Omnitrophota bacterium genome:
ACCCATACATATCTGTCGAAAAGAACCTCTTTTCTGACCGTTTCCTTAAGTTGAACCAACGAACATTTCGGACAAAAAGCTATTGTCAGTGGATATTTCTTTTCATTATTATCTACTTTTTTATTCAGCGAATTGGCAAGAGGCTGTCTTCCCAACGCAAGAATAGTTTTGATTTCTCCGTATCCGCACACCCTGCATTTTCTTATACTTTTATATTCTTTAACCAAACTCATTTGAACCACCGCAACTTATCATTAATTTTATTTTCTGACATAAGATGGTTTATTTGCTGGAGCCTATTACAACATCTCCCCCTGAACTGTTCTTCGGTAAAATTAATCTTTTTAAAAAAATCAACAAGTTCTCTACCACCCCTGTCCAGATCCCATTCGGGCTTAAAATAATCTTTCAATACACTCAATATCTTTTTAAAACTCACCTTATATGTTCTGGCATCTGATCCATGCTCACCTGTAAATACAAGCTTGCTTCCCGATACCGCCCTTTGCGCGGCTTCCGCGATATCCCTTACTGTATAATTGCCATTCTTTATTCCGACATTGAAAGCCTGTCCGGCAATCAGTTCCTCCGGAGCCTCTATTCCCGCAATAAATGCGGAAGAAACATCCCTTATGTGTACAATGGGGCGCCAGGGGGTCCCATCACTCTTTATCTCTATCTTACCAGTCGTATATGCGCAGGCCGTAAGATTATTGAATACAATATCACAGCGAAGCCGGGGACTCACTCCGAAGACCGTTGATGGCCTGAAACATACCGTGATAAAATCCTTTGAGCACATTTTCTTTAGCTCACATTCGGCATCCCACTTTGTGCTCGCATATGCTGTAAGCGGGTTTTTTTCACTGTTATCTTCATCCAGCTCACTGCAAGTATTGGATATACCATACATGCTCTGAGATGATGAATAGATAAACCTCTTTACTCCCGCTTTTCTTGCGCTGCGGGCTATATTAACCGTGCCTTGAAAATTAATCTCTTCCGTCAACCCGGGAGCGAGTTCACCCAAGGGGTCGTTTGAAAGAGCGGCAAGATGAATTACCGCATCTATGCCCTCAAAATCGGATGATTCTGCGTCCCTGATATCCTTAGTTATCTGCTCTATCCGCGGACTGACGTTATAAAGTGCACACTCTGAATAATACCCCGTATCAAGACCTTTGACAACATACCCCCTGTCTAACAGAATATCCGTCAACACCGAGCCTATGTAACCCAGATTACCGGTAACTAGAACATTCATCCCGTACTCCTTAAAATAGCCATGCCGCGAATAATTAATACAATATCCGGCAACATTCTCAACTTATTTTATCCCCTATCGCGGAAAGCAGTATCCCGTGCACCGCTTCAACAATATTATATTCTTCGCTGTCAATCCAGATATTGACGGCCCCCAT
Coding sequences within it:
- a CDS encoding NAD(P)-dependent oxidoreductase, translated to MNVLVTGNLGYIGSVLTDILLDRGYVVKGLDTGYYSECALYNVSPRIEQITKDIRDAESSDFEGIDAVIHLAALSNDPLGELAPGLTEEINFQGTVNIARSARKAGVKRFIYSSSQSMYGISNTCSELDEDNSEKNPLTAYASTKWDAECELKKMCSKDFITVCFRPSTVFGVSPRLRCDIVFNNLTACAYTTGKIEIKSDGTPWRPIVHIRDVSSAFIAGIEAPEELIAGQAFNVGIKNGNYTVRDIAEAAQRAVSGSKLVFTGEHGSDARTYKVSFKKILSVLKDYFKPEWDLDRGGRELVDFFKKINFTEEQFRGRCCNRLQQINHLMSENKINDKLRWFK